One Bos taurus isolate L1 Dominette 01449 registration number 42190680 breed Hereford chromosome 3, ARS-UCD2.0, whole genome shotgun sequence DNA window includes the following coding sequences:
- the LOC783988 gene encoding WW domain-binding protein 11-like translates to MPGPPPLGLPPAPPLQPPGPPPGAPPFLRPPGMPGLRGPLPRLLPASPPPGLPPGPPPRGPPQRLPPTAPPGIPPPRPGMMRPPLVPPLGLAPPELFPPAPLPNPGVLSAPPDLIQLPKADDTSAATIKKKATAAISAKPQITHPKAEITRFMPTALRVRQENKGIAAAPQRKSEDDSAVPLAKTAPKSGPSVPVSVQTKDDVFEAFMKEMEGLL, encoded by the coding sequence ATGCCAGGACCACCTCCGCTTGGACTGCCACCTGCTCCACCTTTACAGCCACCTGGACCACCTCCAGGAGCTCCTCCGTTCCTGAGACCGCCTGGAATGCCAGGACTCCGAGGGCCTCTGCCCCGCCTTTTACCTGCAAGTCCGCCCCCAGGTCTGCCTCCTGGCCCTCCTCCTCGGGGACCCCCACAACGGCTACCTCCCACTGCACCTCCAGGTATCCCTCCACCCCGTCCTGGCATGATGCGCCCACCTCTGGTGCCTCCTCTTGGACTTGCCCCACCAGAGCTCTTCCCACCAGCTCCCTTACCCAACCCGGGGGTTCTAAGTGCTCCGCCCGACTTGATCCAGTTACCCAAGGCAGATGACACAAGCGCAGCCACCATCAAGAAGAAAGCCACAGCAGCCATCAGTGCCAAGCCACAGATCACTCACCCCAAGGCAGAGATCACACGATTCATGCCAACCGCACTACGGGTGCGTCAGGAGAATAAAGGGATTGCTGCTGCTCCTCAGAGAAAGTCGGAGGATGATTCTGCTGTGCCTCTTGCCAAAACAGCACCCAAATCTGGCCCATCTGTTCCCGTGTCGGTGCAGACTAAGGACGACGTCTTTGAGGCTTTCATGAAAGAGATGGAAGGGCTGCTGTGA
- the LOC790134 gene encoding ubiquitin carboxyl-terminal hydrolase 17-like protein 6, whose protein sequence is METLVGLVCRAPGAASEHGGGVCPSPFDVFPGGQGCGPSAAGADALRGPSVPEGPSPALGRPQRGDLAPGSAGLTPGQKGALSWKGPWGVGAGLQNLGNTCYVNAALQCLSHTPPLASWMVSQQHATLCPARSACTLCAMRAHVTRALLHAGEVIRPRKDLLAGFHRHQQEDAHEFLMFTLNAMQQGCLSASQPSGHASEDTTVIRQIFGGTWRSQIQCLRCLGVSDTFDPYLDISLDITAAQSVEQALRELVKPEKLDADNAYDCGVCLRKVPATKRLTLHSTSQVLVLVLKRFTPVSGAKRAQEVRYPQCLDLQPYTSERKAGPLGYVLYAVLVHSGWSCERGHYFCYVRAGNGQWYKMDDAKVTACDETAALSQSAYVLFYAREGAWEGGAGGGAAAPVGADPTEPGQPAGDASGRAPGSEESPGDTDVEGMSLEQWRRLQEHSRPKPALELRKVPSALPAGAVVIHQSKHGGGRNRTPPQQEHERLDRPSTDTPPPGPKNVGNGPCAGGRARATKGKNKKPRPSLGLWR, encoded by the coding sequence ATGGAAACCCTCGTGGGCCTTGTGTGCAGAGCCCCGGGGGCTGCTTCTGAGCACGGGGGAGGTGTGTGTCCGTCTCCCTTCGACGTCTTCCCCGGAGGGCAGGGTTGTGGGCCCAGCGCCGCTGGTGCGGATGCCCTTCGGGGACCCTCTGTCCCTGAGGGGCCGTCGCCGGCGCTTGGGCGTCCCCAGCGGGGTGACTTGGCTCCTGGGTCAGCAGGGCTGACGCCTGGCCAGAAAGGCGCCCTGAGTTGGAAGGGgccgtggggggtgggggctgggcttcAGAACCTGGGGAACACCTGCTACGTGAATGCGGCGCTGCAGTGTCTGAGCCACACGCCGCCCCTGGCCAGCTGGATGGTGTCCCAGCAGCACGCCACCCTCTGTCCGGCCCGCAGCGCCTGCACGCTCTGTGCCATGCGAGCTCACGTGACCCGAGCCCTCCTTCACGCGGGAGAGGTGATCCGGCCCCGCAAGGACCTGCTGGCGGGCTTCCACAGACACCAGCAGGAAGATGCCCACGAGTTTCTGATGTTCACTCTGAATGCCATGCAGCAAGGGTGCTTGAGTGCATCCCAGCCGTCGGGCCATGCCTCCGAGGACACCACCGTCATCCGTCAGATCTTCGGCGGGACCTGGAGGTCTCAGATCCAGTGTCTCCGCTGCCTCGGTGTCTCGGACACGTTCGACCCTTATCTGGACATCAGCCTGGATATCACGGCGGCTCAGAGTGtggagcaagctctgagagagcTGGTGAAGCCCGAGAAGCTGGACGCGGACAATGCCTATGACTGTGGCGTCTGTCTCCGGAAGGTGCCTGCCACCAAGAGGTTGACTTTGCACAGCACCTCCCAGGTCCTGGTGCTGGTGCTGAAGCGGTTCACACCGGTGAGCGGGGCCAAAAGGGCTCAGGAGGTGCGCTATCCCCAGTGCTTGGACCTGCAGCCCTACACGTCTGAGCGGAAGGCAGGGCCACTGGGCTACGTGCTCTATGCCGTGCTGGTGCACTCCGGGTGGAGCTGTGAGCGAGGACACTACTTCTGTTACGTCCGAGCGGGCAACGGCCAATGGTATAAGATGGACGATGCCAAGGTGACCGCCTGTGACGAGACCGCTGCCCTGAGCCAGAGCGCCTACGTCCTGTTCTACGCCCGGGAGGGTGCGTGGGAAGGGggcgctgggggaggggcagcggCCCCCGTCGGGGCTGACCCCACAGAGCCCGGGCAGCCTGCAGGAGACGCCAGCGGCAGAGCTCCTGGGTCGGAGGAGTCCCCGGGGGACACGGACGTCGAAGGGATGAGCTTAGAGCAGTGGCGACGCCTGCAAGAACACAGCCGACCGAAGCCGGCCTTGGAGCTGCGGAAGGTCCCGTCTGCCCTGCCTGCCGGCGCAGTCGTGATTCACCAGTCCAAACACGGAGGAGGGAGAAACCGCACGCCGCCCCAACAGGAGCACGAGCGGCTCGACCGTCCCAGCACGGACACCCCGCCTCCGGGGCCGAAGAACGTCGGCAACGGCCCTTGTGCCGGCGGGAGGGCCAGAGCCACCAAGGGGAAGAACAAGAAGCCGCGGCCGTCTCTGGGGCTGTGGCGGTAG